The DNA segment GCAGGCGGAAACATGGGTCGAGCAGCTCCTCGTGGACCCGGTCGAAGTCGACCACGAAGCCTTCGGCGTCGAGCTCGCTCGCCTGCAGCATGACCTCGAACCGCCAGGTGTGGCCGTGGAGAGAGATGCACGGCCCGCGGTGGCCGCGGACGTGGTGAGCAAAGTGAAGGTGAACGCCGCAGCTCGCTCGGTACATGCTCAACCTCGGAAGACGACTCGGGACACGTCGTTCTCGCGGAGCACGAGCTTCCGGAGGCCCGGCAGCTCGGGCGCGAGCTGTTGCCAGATCCAGGTCACGAGGACTTCGCTCGTGGGGTTCTCCAGACCTTGGATATCATTAAGGTAATGATGATCGATGCGATCGCGCGTGGGCTTCATCGCGCGCTCGATTTCGGAGAAGTCGAACACCCACCCCGTGGCCGGATCGAGCGCGCCGACGATGTGGATGTCGAGGTAGAAGGCCAGCCCGTACACGTTGTGGCAGGGGTGCTCTGGCGGAGTGCGCGGCAGACGGCGCGCCGACTCGAAGCGGATCGTGTGGATGAGCTCGTATCCTCCGGTGGTATCGGCCATGCGGCTCCTTAGCGCTTTCTCGGCCGGCGTCGCGGGAAAAAGCACGCGTGCTCGCCCGCCTCGACTAGAGTCCGCCGCCGATGAAACAGGCTGAGCTATTGCACCTCGCGACGCTCGCGGGGCTCACACTCGAGCCCACCGAAGAGGCCCGCATCGTCGCCGATCTGAGCCGCGTGCTCGCCTACATGGGTGAGCTCGCGGCAGTGGACATCGGCGCGCTGGAGCCCCTCGAGAGCCCGAGCGAAGGAGGGGCGCCCACGCGCGACGACGTGGCTCGCGCCCCGGACGCCGCGTTCCGCGAGGCGGCGCTCGGCGCCGCGCCCGAGATCGCAGGCGGCGCGTTCGTCGTGCCCGCATTCCTCGACTGACCCGCACGCGGGAGGCGCCCAATGCTCGAGACCGAGTCGATCACCAGCTTGGCCGCGCGAATCGCCCGCGGTGAGGTCCGCGCGGAGGACGCGTGTCTCGAGGCGTTCGCCCGCATTCACCGGCACGACGGCGAGCTCGGCGCGTTCCTGACGCTGACCGAGGAGGCCGCGCTCGCGTCGGCCCGCGAGGTCGATCGCGATCGGGAGGCGGGCCGCACGCTCCCGCCTCTCGCCGGCGTGCCCATCGCCCTCAAGGACTCGCTGTGCACGCAGGGGGTGCCTACGACCTGCGGGTCTCGCATCCTCGAGGGCTGGGCGCCGCCGTACGACGCCACGGTCGTCGAGCGTCTCCGCGCCGCGGGGGCGATCCTCGTCGGGAAGACCAACATGGACGAGCTCGGGATGGGCTCGTCGACCGAGTACAGCGCGTTTCGCGTGTGCCGAAACCCATGGGACCTGGGGCGGACACCGGGCGGCTCCTCTGGCGGGAGCGCGGCGGCGGTCGCGGCGCGCATGGCCCTCGGCGCGCTCGGCAGCGACACCGGCGGCTCGGTGCGGCAGCCCGCCGCCTTCACGGGCACCGTCGGCCTCAAGCCCACCTACGGGCGCGTGTCGCGGTACGGGCTCGTCGCGTTCGCCTCGAGCCTCGACCAGGTGGGGACCTTCGCCACCGACGTGCGCGGCGCGGGCGCGCTGCTCACCGCGATCGCCGGCCGAGATGCGCGCGACTCGACCGCGAGCGCGCGGGAGGTGCCGCGCTTCGAGGACGCCTGTGGACGCGACGTACGGGGCCTGCGGGTCGGTGTGCTCGACGAGGCCCTCCACGCGGGGCTCGATCCGCGCGCGGCGGAGGCCTTCGATCGGGCGATCCGTGAGCTCGAGCGGTTCGGCTGCGAGATCGTGCGCACCTCTGCGCCGAGCCTCGCGCACGCGGTGGCGACCTACTACGTGCTGGCGACCGCGGAGGCGTCGAGCAACCTCGCGCGCTTCGACGGGGTGCGGTTCGGCCTCCGCGAGCGCGAAGGGGTTCGCCATCTCCATGAGCTCATAGGCAAATCGAGAGACCACGGGTTCGGGGCGGAGGTGAAGCGGCGCATCCTGCTCGGCACCTTCGTGCTCTCTGCCGACGCCTTCGATAGCCACTACCGCAAGGCACAGCGGGTCCGCCGCCTGCTGCGCGACGAGCTCACCCGCGAGCTCGCGCGGGTCGACGCGATCCTCTCCCCCACCGCGCCCACGCCCGCCCTACCGCTGGGCGACCACGCGGGCGATCCGCTCGCGATGTACCTCTCCGATCTGCTGACGCTGCCGGCGAGCCTCGCCGGCCTGCCCGCGCTCAGCGTCCCCTGCGGCGCGACCCCCGAGGGGCTCCCGCTCGGCCTTCAGATCATGACCCGCGCCTTCGACGAAGAGACCGCGCTCGCCCTTGGGCACGCGTACGAGCAGGTCGCGCCGCTCCGAGGCTCCCGGCCACCGGCGGCGGGCCCGCTATGATCGACGTCGAGGAGGCGCGCGCGTCGCACGGCCCCGCGCTCGTGGCGTTGTTCCGCGCCGCGGGATGCGGTTGCTTCTGCCGTTACTGGCACTTCACAGGCACGAAGAACGACTGGCTCGCTCGGCTGGCCGAGACGCCGGACGCGGGGGCGGCGGAGCTCACTGGAGCGCTCGATCGGGGGGCGCCCGACGGTCGAGGCCTGGTCGCGCTCGACCGCGAGCGAGGCGAGGCGGTCGGCTGGCTCAAGCTCTGCGCACTGGCCGAGGTGCCCAAGCTTCGAGTGCAGGGCGCGTACCGGGGCCTCGATCTGGAGGCCGGCGGCGCGCCGCTCGCGATCGGCTGCGTGCTCGTGCACCCCTCGAGCCGACGCTCGGGCGTCGCGGGGGCGTTGCTGGCCGGAGCGGTCGCGCGCGCACAGGCCGAGGGCGTCGTGCTCCTCGGGTTCCCTCGCCGAAGCGCCGCGCCGCTCTACGACGAGGCTGCGTTCGCGGGGCCCGAGCGCGCGTTCGAGGCCGCCGGTTTCCGCGTGGCGCACGATTCGCCCGCCTACCCGGTCTACCGCTTCAACCCTCGGGAGTAGCCCGGTCTACCGCTTCAACCCTCGGGAGTAGCCCGGTCTACCGCTTCAACCCTCGGGAGTAGCCGACACGGGGCCGAGCCAACATAGGCCGGGCGCTAGCTTGGCTAAGCTACCGGCGCGGTGGCTCGTCGGCGAACCAGCCCTCGGCCTCGAGCAGGCCCGAGGAGAGGCCGAGAAAGAGCGCGCGCGCCGCGCTCGGATCTCGCCCGAGGAGCGCGTCGAGGGTGGCGCCTTGAGTGGCACGGCGCACGGCGTCCTCCTCCGCGAAGGTCAGGCGGAGGCCCTCGAGGGTGCCGGCTGCGCCGGGGAGCGGGCTCGCCGTGCGCACGGGACCACGCACGGCGCTCACGTACCGATGGCACTCCTGGTCCGTGTAATGTGCACGCACTCCCCGCGCGACGAGGTCGGACACGTGGAACGCGAGGGGCACGGTCTCCTCGTGAGATCGGACGCCGTGCTCGAACGTCAGCTCGCCGCTCGTCCAGGAGAAGACCTCCAGGATGCGGGTCTCCACCTGGTCGAACACGGCGCGGTAGAGCTCCACCGGGCGCAGCACGCCGGTGCCGACGAGCGCGTCGCCGAGGCGGCCGCCGAAGCGGGGAAGCATCTCGAGCGCGCGCTCGACCTCCACACGCAACACCGAGCCTTGCGCGATGAGATGCGCGCCGAGCAGCTCGCGCGGCTCGGTCGAAACCACGAGCTCCGGGACGCCGTCGACGAAGTAGATCTTCTTGCGCACTCGGGGCGTGCGGCCCACGAGCACCCCTGTCTCGCGCTCGGCGGCGAGCCGATACAAGAGGCCGGGCAGCCCGCGACGCGAGAAGGGAGTGCGCGCCGCCGCGGTCTCCTCCGGCCCGCGCCATCGCAGCGCGGGGCTGGAGACGAACCGAGAGAGCTCACGGTACGCGACGAGCTCCCGCGGCGGGCCTCCGTCGCGGGCGACGCGCGACGCCGGCGGCAGTCGCCCGGTCACGACCAGCTCCACGAGCCGCGCGAAGGGGACGACCTCGCCCGGGCCCTCGCTCGTCACGATTTCGTAGCGTGACGCCGGCGCGCCGAAGGGATCGTCGGGGGGCGGCGGCGGGAGCGTGCTCTGTCGCCTCGATGACGGCACGAGCGGGGCCGCCGGCCCTCCGGGGGCGGGGGAGAACAAGCCGAGGACATGCGCCACGCGGGCGAGCGAAGCAGGCGTGAGGTGCAGCCGGCGTCGTCGGACGAGCTCCTCGAGCGCCTCGGCGAACGCGGCGGCGGACGCGAAACGATCGGCCGGCGCGGTCGCGAGCGCGCGGTAGACAATCCGCCGGAGATCCTCGGGGATCGTCGCGCTCGACCGCTCGAACGCGGTGAGATCGCCGTCGCGGATGCGCTCGAGCACACGCACTTCGTTGCCCCCGCCGAAGAGCGGCGTCAACGTGAGGAGCTCGCCGAGGACGATGCCTGCGGCGAAGAGATCACTGCGGGCGTCGAGCTCGCCACCGGTGACTTGCTCGGGCGACATGTAGCCGAGCTTGCCCTTCACCTGCCCTGCGTTCGTGCGGCGCTCGAGCTCGGTCGCTCGCATGATGCCGAAGTCGGTGAGCTTCACCTCGCCGCCGCGAGAAATGAGGAGGTTCCCGGGTGAGACGTCGCGGTGCACCAGCCCGAGCGGGAGGCCTAGCGAATCGCGTGCGTTATGCACGTAATCGAGCGCGCGCAGCACCGAGAGTACGACCTGGAGGGCTACCTCCACCCCGACGGCCGCGCGCTGCGCGGCGGCGGCCCGAATCAGCTTCGCGACCGTCGTGCCCTCGACGTACTCCATCGCCATGTAGAGCTCGTCGCCCTCGTCGCCGAAGTCGAAGATCTGGACGACGTTGGGGTGGCAGAGGCGCGCCGACACGCGGGCCTCGTCGACGAACATCGCGAGAAACTCCGGGTCGTGGGCGAGCTCGGGGAGGATGCGCTTGAGCGCCACGGTCTTCTCGAACCCGTGGGGGCCGCGGCGGCGCGCCACGTAGACCTCGGCCATTCCGCCCGCGGCGACCCGCTGCTCGAGGACGTAGGGCCCCAGGGACGTTGGCTCGCTGCCCTGGACCATGAACGCATCCTAGCGAAACGCTGGCTCGAAAGGAGGTCGTCGCGGCGCAATTCGGGCCCCACTCGCCGTGCACGGGACTAGGGTCCGGATCCATGGCCAAGACCGAGACCCCCTCCGGCGGGCCTTCCGGCGTGCTCGTCGTCGACAAAGCGCGCGGCCCCACGAGCCACGACGTCGTGGGCAGGGCGCGCGCGCTCCTCCGCACCCGGGAAGTGGGCCACGCCGGCACGCTCGACCCCATGGCGACGGGCGTGCTGGTGCTCGGCGTGCGCGAGGGCACCAAGCTGCTCCCCTACCTGACCGCGCACGACAAGACCTACGAGGCGCGGGTCGTCCTCGGCGAGAGCACTGAGACCCTCGACGCGGAGGGCGCGGTGCGCACGCACGAGGCGGTCGCGCCGTGGCTCGTCGACGCGCTCGCCAGGC comes from the Myxococcales bacterium genome and includes:
- a CDS encoding 6-carboxytetrahydropterin synthase, which produces MADTTGGYELIHTIRFESARRLPRTPPEHPCHNVYGLAFYLDIHIVGALDPATGWVFDFSEIERAMKPTRDRIDHHYLNDIQGLENPTSEVLVTWIWQQLAPELPGLRKLVLRENDVSRVVFRG
- a CDS encoding Asp-tRNA(Asn)/Glu-tRNA(Gln) amidotransferase GatCAB subunit C, producing the protein MKQAELLHLATLAGLTLEPTEEARIVADLSRVLAYMGELAAVDIGALEPLESPSEGGAPTRDDVARAPDAAFREAALGAAPEIAGGAFVVPAFLD
- the gatA gene encoding Asp-tRNA(Asn)/Glu-tRNA(Gln) amidotransferase subunit GatA, producing the protein MLETESITSLAARIARGEVRAEDACLEAFARIHRHDGELGAFLTLTEEAALASAREVDRDREAGRTLPPLAGVPIALKDSLCTQGVPTTCGSRILEGWAPPYDATVVERLRAAGAILVGKTNMDELGMGSSTEYSAFRVCRNPWDLGRTPGGSSGGSAAAVAARMALGALGSDTGGSVRQPAAFTGTVGLKPTYGRVSRYGLVAFASSLDQVGTFATDVRGAGALLTAIAGRDARDSTASAREVPRFEDACGRDVRGLRVGVLDEALHAGLDPRAAEAFDRAIRELERFGCEIVRTSAPSLAHAVATYYVLATAEASSNLARFDGVRFGLREREGVRHLHELIGKSRDHGFGAEVKRRILLGTFVLSADAFDSHYRKAQRVRRLLRDELTRELARVDAILSPTAPTPALPLGDHAGDPLAMYLSDLLTLPASLAGLPALSVPCGATPEGLPLGLQIMTRAFDEETALALGHAYEQVAPLRGSRPPAAGPL
- a CDS encoding N-acetyltransferase; translated protein: MIDVEEARASHGPALVALFRAAGCGCFCRYWHFTGTKNDWLARLAETPDAGAAELTGALDRGAPDGRGLVALDRERGEAVGWLKLCALAEVPKLRVQGAYRGLDLEAGGAPLAIGCVLVHPSSRRSGVAGALLAGAVARAQAEGVVLLGFPRRSAAPLYDEAAFAGPERAFEAAGFRVAHDSPAYPVYRFNPRE
- a CDS encoding serine/threonine protein kinase is translated as MVQGSEPTSLGPYVLEQRVAAGGMAEVYVARRRGPHGFEKTVALKRILPELAHDPEFLAMFVDEARVSARLCHPNVVQIFDFGDEGDELYMAMEYVEGTTVAKLIRAAAAQRAAVGVEVALQVVLSVLRALDYVHNARDSLGLPLGLVHRDVSPGNLLISRGGEVKLTDFGIMRATELERRTNAGQVKGKLGYMSPEQVTGGELDARSDLFAAGIVLGELLTLTPLFGGGNEVRVLERIRDGDLTAFERSSATIPEDLRRIVYRALATAPADRFASAAAFAEALEELVRRRRLHLTPASLARVAHVLGLFSPAPGGPAAPLVPSSRRQSTLPPPPPDDPFGAPASRYEIVTSEGPGEVVPFARLVELVVTGRLPPASRVARDGGPPRELVAYRELSRFVSSPALRWRGPEETAAARTPFSRRGLPGLLYRLAAERETGVLVGRTPRVRKKIYFVDGVPELVVSTEPRELLGAHLIAQGSVLRVEVERALEMLPRFGGRLGDALVGTGVLRPVELYRAVFDQVETRILEVFSWTSGELTFEHGVRSHEETVPLAFHVSDLVARGVRAHYTDQECHRYVSAVRGPVRTASPLPGAAGTLEGLRLTFAEEDAVRRATQGATLDALLGRDPSAARALFLGLSSGLLEAEGWFADEPPRR